The nucleotide window CCGCGTTGTTAGCCGGCTTGCTGCCCGCCCGTGCGGCCATGCAAATCGCCCCGATTGAGGCTTTGCGTGGATAGTTCAGTCAAGTACAATGCTCTGAAACGTGGCCTTTACCCCCGCCCTGAGACGGACCACTTCAATGGTCAAACCTGCCTGGAGTTCCTGCAACAACTTTATCGGCGCAGTCGCCGGCCCGACCGGCAGATCGTGGTCATTGCAGACTACGCCCAGTTCCATTACGCCACCCTCCACCAACCCTGGCGAGACGCGCATGGCCAGCGGTTCGCATTGGATTTCCAGCCTCCCTACAGCCCGGAGCTCAACCCCATTGAACGCGTCTGGAAACTCACGCGTCGCAAGCGCCTGCACCGCGCCCAGGTGATCACGCACGCGCTTGCCCGGTTGGAGCACGCCATCTACAATTCCGCTGCTCCGGGCCCCAGGACCCACGAATGAGCCGATGGGCGGACCGCTGACATCGAGGCCGCGTCGTTGCTTTGGGAAAAGCGGCGGAAATCATGGAATAACCGTTCTGGTGCTTGGCGGCTGCGCAGCCGCCAAGCCGCCGCACCGGGCTGTCGGCAGCCGTTGGGGGACGGCTTGAGCAGCACACAACTGGTTTCCGCAAACCCGAAGTCGCTTGACCGAGGTGGGGAGCATCACCTGGACCGCCATCGCAAGCAGCTCATGTGGCTTGCCATGTCGCTGGTCGGCTTGCTCGGCCTGGCCTTCGTCTTGGTTGTCGCCTACGGCGAAGAGTACGCCGTCGCCGACTTCAACGAGTCGCTGCTGCTCATCGGGTTGCTCGCCTTCCTCACCTGCACGGTTGCCTACTTCGCCGACAAGGAGCGGGCCCAGCGCGTCGAGAACCGCAATCTGTTGCGCGAGCTGCACCAAACGGCGCAGGCCCTCGATGCGCGCGTCAATCGCCTGAACAAGCTCTGCGATACCAGCACACATCTGGCCGGCACCCTGAACATCGAGCGCATCTCTGAGCTGGTGGTTGAAGCGCTGGTCGCCCAGGTTGAAGCGGATGCCGCTTCACTGGTGTTGCTCGACAAGGCCAAAGGCGACTGTCTTTACACCCACAGCCAGGGGACGCTCGCCGAGCTCCAACCCGAAGGCGACATGCCCGAGGCCATCGCCAAGGCGGCGGTCGAAGAGGGCGGGCCGGCGCTGCGGTCGCTGGAAAGCGCTCCCGACGTCGCCCAGCAGCTGCAAGCCTGGGGCAACGTCCGCGCTGCGATCTCGGCGCCGATGAGGGTGTCCGATATCGTGGGCGGGGAGCTGGCGGCCATGCGCCACAACAGCTTCAGCCCCGAGGACCTCAACCTGCTCACCACCCTCGCCAACATGGCGAGCAAGGCGATCGAAGCGGCCGAGCTGCACGAGGAATTAAGGCAGTCCTACTTCAGAACCCTGCACGTGCTGGCGCGCTCGCTCGCCGCGCGCGATCCCTACAGCGCTGCTCACGGCGAAGCGGTCGCCCGCGTGGCCTGTCTGCTGGCAGAGAGGTTGGGCCTGGAAGCTGAGGCGATCAAGGCCCTGCTTGCGTATGGCCCACTGCACGACCTGGGCAAGATCGGGATCGCCGATGCGGTGCTGCTCAAAGAAGGGCCGCTCACCCAGGAAGAGATCGAGATGTGCCGCCAACATGCGGCGATCGGCGAGGAAATCATGCGGCCGCTTAATCCCGGCCCCGCCGTCTTGTGCATGATCCGCAACCACCACGAGCGCTGGGATGGTGATGGCTATCCCGATCGCCTGCGCGGTGAAGAGACCCATATCCTCGCCCGCGTGCTTGCGGTGGCCGACGCTTTCCACGCCATGGTGTCGCACCGTCCTTATCGTCCGGGGGCGGTCGTCTTTCGCGCGGTACAGGAGATCAAGGCCCTGGCCGGCACTCAATTCGATCCGAGGGTGGTGGAGGTCATGGTCGAGCTGTGGGACAGCGGCGAAGTGGCGAAGTTCAACATTGCACCGGCCGAACGCAGCGAAACTGGCGAGATCCTCAGCCGCTCCCTGTTGCTGTGTGCACCGCCGCCAGTCACCAGGTAGCAGCAGCATCTGGCCACCCGCTGGCCGCGACCGCGCTCACCCTCGTACTCTGGCCCATGCGGCCCCACGAGGGATTTCCCATTGAGGGAACTCTGTTCCGGCCGATTGTCACAGCCGAAAACGATTTGCTGGCAGCCTCGCCACCTGCCGGCGCAGGTCCTCGGCGTCCATGTGCGTATACCGCTGCG belongs to Armatimonadota bacterium and includes:
- a CDS encoding transposase, whose protein sequence is MDSSVKYNALKRGLYPRPETDHFNGQTCLEFLQQLYRRSRRPDRQIVVIADYAQFHYATLHQPWRDAHGQRFALDFQPPYSPELNPIERVWKLTRRKRLHRAQVITHALARLEHAIYNSAAPGPRTHE
- a CDS encoding HD domain-containing phosphohydrolase translates to MSSTQLVSANPKSLDRGGEHHLDRHRKQLMWLAMSLVGLLGLAFVLVVAYGEEYAVADFNESLLLIGLLAFLTCTVAYFADKERAQRVENRNLLRELHQTAQALDARVNRLNKLCDTSTHLAGTLNIERISELVVEALVAQVEADAASLVLLDKAKGDCLYTHSQGTLAELQPEGDMPEAIAKAAVEEGGPALRSLESAPDVAQQLQAWGNVRAAISAPMRVSDIVGGELAAMRHNSFSPEDLNLLTTLANMASKAIEAAELHEELRQSYFRTLHVLARSLAARDPYSAAHGEAVARVACLLAERLGLEAEAIKALLAYGPLHDLGKIGIADAVLLKEGPLTQEEIEMCRQHAAIGEEIMRPLNPGPAVLCMIRNHHERWDGDGYPDRLRGEETHILARVLAVADAFHAMVSHRPYRPGAVVFRAVQEIKALAGTQFDPRVVEVMVELWDSGEVAKFNIAPAERSETGEILSRSLLLCAPPPVTR